One part of the Rutidosis leptorrhynchoides isolate AG116_Rl617_1_P2 chromosome 1, CSIRO_AGI_Rlap_v1, whole genome shotgun sequence genome encodes these proteins:
- the LOC139872473 gene encoding ADP-ribosylation factor GTPase-activating protein AGD12-like — translation MSGKKKLKDLLQQSDNRTCADCSAPDPKWASPTIGVFLCLKCCGVHRTLGPNISKVLSVALDEWTDEEIDAMVEVGGNSSANSIYEAHVPDGVKPGPDASIEQRTKFIRSKYELQDFLKPGLKISSNNETKKMSFHARSSSSTPIQKPACVEGAIGHLKITILQGANLAVRDMLSSDPYVVVSIGEQKAQTTTQKSNLNPIWNEELMLSVPEDYGPVKLQVFDYDTFSADDIMGEAEIDIQPMLTSAMAYGDASQFGDMQIGKWLKSHDNALLEDSTVNIVDGKIKQEVSLQLQNVESGIIYLEVEWIPP, via the exons ATGTCTG GTAAGAAAAAATTGAAAGATCTACTGCAGCAAAGTGATAATCGTACTTGTGCTGATTGTAGTGCACCCGACCCCAAATGGGC GTCACCTACAATTGGAGTGTTTTTATGCTTGAAATGTTGTGGTGTACACAGAACTTTAGGTCCAAATATTTCAAAG GTTTTATCGGTGGCATTAGATGAATGGACCGATGAAGAAATTGATGCGATGGTTGAAGTTGGAGGTAATAGTTCTGCGAATTCAATTTACGAGGCTCATGTTCCTGATGGAGTTAAGCCGGGACCGGATGCTAGTATTGAGCAACGCACAAAGTTTATCAG GTCCAAGTATGAGCTTCAAGACTTCTTGAAACCAGGTTTAAAGATATCATCAAATAATGAAACAAAAAAGATGAGTTTTCATGCTCGAAGTTCGAGTTCAACTCCTATACAAAAACCC GCATGCGTTGAGGGAGCTATTGGACATTTGAAGATCACAATTCTTCAAGGCGCAAATCTTGCTGTTCGTGATATGCTATCAAGCGATCCATATGTTGTTGTTTCAATAGGAGAGCAG AAGGCCCAAACAACTACACAAAAGAGCAACTTGAATCCGATTTGGAATGAAGAGCTAATGCTTTCGGTCCCTGAGGATTATGGCCCCGTTAAGTTG CAAGTTTTCGATTATGACACATTCTCTGCTGATGACATAATGGGGGAAGCAGAAATCGACATTCAACCGATGCTAACATCAGCAATGGCATATGGTGATGCATCACAGTTTGGGGACATGCAAATAGGCAAGTGGCTAAAATCACACGACAACGCACTGTTAGAAGATAGCACGGTAAATATAGTTGATGGGAAGATAAAACAAGAGGTATCACTTCAACTGCAAAATGTAGAGTCTGGAATAATATATCTTGAAGTAGAGTGGATACCACCTTAA